Within the Desulfobaculum xiamenense genome, the region GTCCGAGGGATTCACGGAATTCAAGATGAAGATCGGACGCGATCTCGCCTCGGATGTGGCGGCGGCGCTTCTTGCGTTGGAACGGGCCGCCGATGTCGGCGCGATGGTGCGCTTCGACGCCAATCAGGCCTATACGCGTGCCGAGGCGCAAACCTTCTGCGAGGCCGTGAACGGTGGCGCGAGCGAGGAACTGCGCTGGCTGGAGCAGCCCCTTGCCCGCGAGGACTGGGAGGGCACCGCGATGCTGTGCGCATCGACGCGGGTGCCGATCATGCTCGACGAACCGATCTACGCCGAGGAGGACGTGGACCGCGCCGCACGCGTCGGCGCTGCGGCGGTCAAGCTCAAGCTGTGCAAGCATCCCGGTCCGCAGGCCTGCGTTGACCTCGCGCGGCGGGCGGTGGGGGCGGGCCTTGCGGTGACGCTTGGCAACGGCGTGTCCACGGACATCGGCAACATCTGCGAGGCCATGGTCGCGGCGGAGCTTGGGGACGCGCTGACCGGAGCGCTGGAGTGCAACGGCTTCGCGCGGCTCGCCGCGCCTGCGCTTTTTTCCGGCCTGCGCAGCGATCGTGGGTGCCTGGTTGCCGATGCGCCGCGTTTGGACGAGGCGAAACTCGATGCCTTGGCGCGGGAGTCGTCATGGTTGGCGGGATGAGAGGCCCGGCGGACGGCTCTGCGCCGCTACGGGTGTTCATCGGTCTGCGCAACATCGCAGGCTATGCCGGGGCGCTGGCCGAAGGTGTCTCGCGCCTCGGGCATCGGCCTACGGTGGTGGAGGTCTATCCCGAGCCGTACGGCTTCGCCGGGCGTAGGCATCCGCTGACCCGCGCCTTCGCGCGGTTGGCGCGCCTGCGGGAGGCGAGCGCGGCGCGGGCGTGGCGGGCCGTGGTGGAGGCCATGGTGCGCGGGCTTCTGGCGCTGTCCTTTGTCTGGGCGGCGGCCACGCACGACGTGTTCGTCATGTCCTTCGGTTCGTCCTTCTGCCCGCTGGGTAGCCGCGTGGATTGGCGGATTCTGCGCCGCCTCGGCCGTAGGGTGGTCTGCATGTGCCACGGCAGCGACGTGCGCCCGCCCTATCTCGACGGCTTCGCGTTGGCGGCCTCGCCCCAGGCGTTGGCCCGCGCCAGCCGCCGCACGGCCCGCGCCTGCGCGGCCATGGAGCGAAGCGCCCATGCCGTGATCTGCAATCCTGCGTTTTCGCAGTTTTTTTCTTGTGATCTCGTCAATGTCTTCCGGGTGGGCATTCCGGCGGACGACCGTGAACGGCCATGTCGCGTTGCGGATGGCACCCGTCCTGTGCTGCTGCATTGCCCCTCGGCTCCGCAGGGCAAGGGCACCGTGCGCATCCGCGAGATGGTGGAGCGCCTGCGTGGGCGAGGCGTCGATTTCGACTACCGCGAGCTGTCCGGTGTGCCCCACGCCGAGGTGCTCGCTGCGCTGGCTCGTGCGGATGTGGCCGTGGATCAGCTGTGGTCCGACACGCCGATGCCCGGTTTCGCCACCGAGGCCGCGCTGGCTGGCGTGCCCTGCGTGGTTGGCGGGGAGTTCGCCGCCGAGGCCTCGCGCTGGATGCCGGAGCGCGTGGCTCCGACCTCGGTCTACGTGCGGCCTGCCGAGGTGGAGGATGTCCTTTTCGAGCTTCTGACCTCGCCTCGGGCGCGCACCATCGCCGCCGAGCGCGCCCTGCGCCATGCCGAGACCTTTCGCCTGCCCGAGGCCGTGGCCCGGCGCGTGCTGCGGGTGGCCATGGGCGACGTGCCCGCCGAGTGGCTGTTTTCCCCGGCCGCAACGGGCAGGCCCTGTGGAGCCGGGCTTGCGCGCGAGGCCCTTGCCGCGAGGATCCGCGGGCTGGTGGAGACCTGCGGCATGGACGCGCTAGGGCTTGCCGGAAAGCCCGCGCGGCTGGCGTGGATGCTGCGCGTTGCCGCGCAGGAGGGACGTTTTGTCAAATCCGGGGAGGACGCATGACCCGTGCCGGAGGACTGGTGCAGCAGGCCCGAAGCGTGGTGCGCGAGGGCAACGTGGTGCGCCCGCAGGGCGACGCACCCGCGTTGCCGGGGCTGACCAAGGCCTACCGGGCCGTGTTCGACGAGCTGGCCGAGGCCTCGCGCTACGCCGTGGCGGGCCTTGGCGAGTTCCTTGTGGACCGGGTGGGACGCGGTGAGGCCGGGCGGGTGAGCGTGGCCCTGCGCGTGGACGTGGACCCGGGCGGCTTTCAGTTCGCGGTGCCGCTGGCTCGGGAACTGAAGGCGCGCGGCCTTGGGGCGACGTTCTTCTTTCTCACGGACCCGGTGCGTCACTACGCGCTGTGGGGCAGCGGGGTGGCGGCCGAGGTGGCGGGTATGGGCTTTGAGGTGGGCGTGCATTCGGATCATCTCCATGCCCAGCTAACGCGCGGAGAGGATGGACTGGCCCAGCTTCGGGCCGACATCGACCGTCTGTCCGCCGAGGCGGGACGCCGCGTGCGCGGCGTGGTGGCCCACGGGCATCCGGGTATCGACCGCCTTGGACGCTCCAACCGCGATCTCTACTCCGGCATCGCTCCGGGGGCGCTAGGGCTGGACTACCACGACGGCGCGGGCGGCGGCTACGTGCGCGACACGCCGTCCGGTCCGCTTCCGCCCTGTGAGCTGTGGCTCATCGACTATTTCGGCTATCCCGGCGGCAGCGGCTGGACGCTTTGGCCCGCGTGGCCCATCGCCCGGCTACGGACCCTGCGCCCCGGCGACGTGGCGCATGTGGTGTTGCATCCGCTGAACGCCTTTCGCTGGTGGGAGGGCTTCGACGCGCGCTACGGCGAGGTGGAGCGTCCGCGGCCGTCCCTGCCCGTGCGGGCGTGGCGCGGGCTCTCCGTGCGGGTGCGCCATGGCCTGCTGCGCGGACGCGGCCTGTCCTATGCGCTGGCCGTGGGCGCGGCGGACGCGCTGGCGTGGGTGTTGGCGCGGGGGCTTGGCCTCGTGTGGCCGCGCGGTGGACGCGAGGAGACGGACACCACGTGGGAGACCGGGCGTGAGGTCATCTTTGCGCGCGGGGTGGAGCACTGGCGGGAGCATCTGGAGCGCCTCGGCATGCCCGCGCCGGGCGGTCGGGTGCTGGAGGTCGGTTCGGGAGACGGACAGTGGCTTCTGGCCTACGCCCGCGACGCCGCCGAGGTGGTGGGCGTGGAGCCGGGGCGGCGCTTTCGCGAGGCGAGCCTTGTCACCATCGCCGCGCATCCCGCCGAGGCCTCGCGCATCCGGGTGCAGGACGCGGTGGCCGAGAGCCTGCCGTTTCCTGATGCGCATTTCGACCGCGTGCACTGCGCCGGGGTGTTCATGTTCACCCGCCAGCGCGAGGCCATGGCCGAGATGGCGCGGGTGCTTACGCCCGGAGGCAGGCTGTGCCTCACTGCCAACGGTATTGGCTGGTTCGTCATGTACTGCCTCGAAGGGCTGCGCCACCGCAGTGCGGCCAAGATGCGCTACGGCGTGAAGGGGCTTGCCGCCACGCTCCTCTGGTGGTGGTTCGGGCGCGAGACGGAATTTCCCCGTGCAGTGAGCGCGACGCGCATGCGTGCGCTCATGGACGCGCACGGGCTGGAGCTTCTGGGCGTCCGCTATTTTCAGGGGGTGCGCATGTACGCCGACGAATACGCTGGCCTGCCCGCGAACTATGCCTTCGTGGCTGTGAGGCGTGGGGACGGGGACGGCGCGGCGGAGGACGCATGAGCGACGCGAACGCCGCACGCCGGGTGCCCGATGCGCAGGGCGAGTGGACCACGGTCATCACGCCGAGGGCCGGATGGTTTGGTCTGGACCTCGCGGAGTTGTGGCGCTACCGCGACCTTGTTGTGCTCTTCGTGCGGCGGGACTTCGTGTCCCAGTACAAGCAGACGGTGCTCGGACCGGCATGGTTCGTCATCCAGCCGCTGCTTCTGACCGTGGTCTACGCGGTGATCTTCGGCGGGGTGGCAGGGCTGTCCACGGACGGGTTGCCGCGCCTGCCGTTCTACCTGTGCGGGGTGGTGGTCTGGCGCTACTTCGCGGAGTGCCTGACGCGCACGTCCAATACCTTCGTGGCCAATACGGCCATCTTCGGCAAGGTGTGGTTCCCGAGGCTCGCCGTGCCGGTGTCCGTGACCATCTCCGCGCTGTTCTCCTTCCTGTTGCAGTTCGGGTTCCTGCTCGCCTTCCTCGGCTGGTACGCGTGGCGTGGCGAGCTGCCTCTGCCGGGACCTGCCGCCCCACTGACGCTTTTTCTCGTGCCGGTCATGGCCTGCCTCGGCGTGGGGCTTGGCCTCGTGGTCTGCTCGCTTACCGTGCGCTACCGCGACCTGCGCTTTCTCGTCTCCTTCGGCGTGCAGCTCTTCATGTACGCCACCCCGATCATCTATCCGCTTTCGGCCCTGCTCGAGCGCTGGCGGGGCATCGCCGCCCTCAATCCCATGGCCGTGGTGGTGGAGGCCTTTCGCGTGGCGTGGCTGGGCAGCGGCACCTTCGATTGGAATATGCTGGCCGTGGCCGTGGGAATCTCCGTCGCCGTGCTGTTTTGCGGGCTGGCGCTGTTCGGGCGGGTGGAGAAGACCTTCATGGATACGGTGTAGGGGAGGGAGCGCATGGGCGAGACGGCGATCCGCGTTCGCGGGCTGTCCAAGCGCTACCGGCTGGGCATGGCCGGAACCGGCTGGCTCGGGCGTGATCTCCAGAGCTGGTGGGCGCGGGTTCGTGGGCGCGAGGATCCCAACGCCCCGCTGGGCGTGGATGGGCCGGCGCTCTCGCGTGGGCACGTGTGGGCGCTTCGCGATGTGGACCTCGACGTGCGGCGCGGCGAGGTGGTGGGCGTCATCGGGCGCAACGGCGCGGGCAAGTCCACGCTGCTCAAGATTCTCAACCGCATCACCCTGCCCACTGCGGGCGAGGCGCGGCTCAAGGGGCGCGTGGCCGGGCTTTTGGAGATCGGCACCGGCTTCCACCCCGAGCTGACCGGACGCGAGAACGTGTTTCTCAATGGTGCCATCCTCGGCATGACCCGTGCCCAGACCGTGAGCCGCTTCGCGGCCATTGAGGAGTTCTCGGAGGTCGGGGCGTTCATGGACACCCCGGTCAAGCGCTACTCCTCGGGCATGTACGTGAAGCTGGCCTTTGCCGTGGCCGCGCATCTGGATCCGGAAATCATGCTCGTGGACGAGGTGCTGGCCGTGGGCGACGCAGCCTTTCAGAAGAAGTGCCTTGGCCGCATGGGTGATGTGGCCGGGCAGGGGCGCACGGTGCTTTTCGTGAGTCACAACATGGCGTCCATCCGCAGCCTGTGCACGCGCTGCATCGTGCTGGAGGACGGGCGCGTGGGCTTCGACGGCGCGCCGGACGCGGCTGTGGACCGCTACCTCGGCCATGCGCCGAGTGACGCCGCCGTGCTCGACGGCCCTGCGCTGGCATCGCGCGTGGACGAATACCGCCCCGGCCCGGCCGCGCTTCGCGTGCTGCGGGTGGCGGTGTGCGACGATGCGGGAACACCCCGGCGGGATTTCCGCTCCGACGAGGAGGTCACCGTGGCCGTGGACTACCAGTGCCTGCGCGATCTGCACGACGTCCGCGTGATCCTGCAACTGACCGACGAGGGCGACGTGCCGCTGGTGGCGGCGGACAGTACGGACTTCCTGCCGCCGGACGCGGGGACGGCCCTTGGGCGGGGCACGTACCGGACCACGCTGCGGCTTCCCGCGCGGCTCTTCGGCGAACGGCGCTTCTTCGTCACGGTCAACGTCATGGCGCATGGGGTGCATCATCTGCCCGTGCGTCGCGCTCTCGATTTTGGCGTGTCGTATCAGGGCTTCGCTCCAGCCAACATCGCCGTGAGCCGCAGGGTGGCCGGGGCCGTGCGCCCCGCGCTACGCGTGTCCACCACGCGGCTTGATGGCACGGACAGGGAGGATGGACATGGCGGCGACGGTAACCCTTGACGGAACGGACATCGGCACCGGACGGCGGGTGTATTTCATGGCCGAGGTGGCCGGGAATTTCGCTGGCGAGGAGGAGGCCGCGCGCATCGTGGATTCGGCCATGCGCGCCGGGGCCGACGCCGTGAAGTTCCAGACCCTCGATCCGGAGACCATCACCACGCGCGCGAACCGCTTCGACATGCCCTCGGTGGGCACGCGCCTGCAACGCGAGGTCTTCGCCGAGAGCCGCACCCCGCCAGAGGTGCAGGCCTTCCTCGTGGACTACTGCAAGCGCCGGGGCGTGACGGTCTTCTCCGCGCCGAGCCACGTGCGCGACCTCGAATTCATGGAGCGCCTCGACCTGCCCGCCTACAAGATCGGCTCGGACCTCGCGACGCACATTCCGCTCCTCGAAATCGTGGCCGACACGGGCAAGCCCATCTTTCTGTCCACGGGCATGTGCACCATGGCCGAGGTGCGCGATTCCGTTGAGGCCATCCTCGCGCGGGGCAACGACCGGCTGCTGCTTTTCCACTGCGTGTCCAACTATCCCGCCGATCCGGCGGAGCAGAACCTACGGGCCATGGTGGCTATGAAGCGTGAATTCGGCCTGCCCACGGGGTTCTCGGACCACACCGTGGGCATCGATTGTGCCCGCGCCGCCGTGGCCCTCGGCGCGGACATGATCGAGCGTCACTACTGGTGCGAGGGCAATGCCGAAGGTTCGGATCGCGCCCTGTCGTCCGACGAGGCCGAGTTTCGGCGGCTGGTGGACTACGCCGCCCATGTGCTGCCAGCCTTCGGTGACGGCGTGAAGCGCCCCACCCCGGCCGAGGAGCGCAACATGCGCACCAACAAGGTGAGCCTCATCGTCATGCGCGACGTGGCGGCAGGGGATGTCCTCGACGAGACGATCCTCGACGTGCGCCGCCCCGGCACGGGCCTTGCCCCCAAGTGGTGGCGCTCGGCCCTCGGCAGGCGCGTCCTCGTGCCCATCGCGGCGGAGACGCCCCTGCGGCCGGAACACATTGGGCTGGAGGTGGAGCCATGACGCTTGTGCTTATTGCCGAGGGCCGAAGGGAAATCGGGCTTGGGCACGTGTTCGCGTGCATGGCGCTGGCCGGGGCCGGACGGGCTGCGGGGATGCCCACGCGGCTTCTGGGCATTGGCGATCTTGCCCTCGCCACCATGCGCCGCTTCGGGGACGCCGCCAACGCCTATGACGCCGACGAGGAAACCCTCGCGGCCATGGGCGGCGAGGGTCCGGACATCGCCGTGGTGGATGTGCGCCGTCCCGAGGAGTTCGATTTTGCGCCGCTTGCGCGGGCCGGGTATCTGACCTGCGCGTTGGAGGAGTTCGGGGAGGGGCGGCCCGAGGCGATGGTCATGGTCAATCCCGCGCCGGTGCGCGCGTGGCACCGTCTGCCCGATGGTTACCGCGCTGTGCTCTCTGGCCTGTCGTATCTTCCTGTGCGCCCCGAATATGCCGAGGTGCACGAGCGGGCACGCGCGCCCATGCCGCAGGCGCGGCGGGTGCTGGTGACCATGGGCGGGGTGGACCGCACCGGGGCCACGCTGGTCATGGCGCGTGCGCTTGGCCTCGTGCATGCCGAACGCCCGGAATTGGTGGGCGTGGCGCGTTTCGTGTGCGGGCCGGGCTTCACCTACGCCGCGTCCCTCGACAGGCTCCTCGCCGAGAGCGACCTCAATAGTGAAGTGCTCACCGACGTGCCGGACATGTGGGAACGGTTTTTCGAGGCGGACCTCGTGATTTCGGCCGGAGGGAACACGCTGTTCGAGGCCGCCTGCTGTGGTGCGCCTTCTGTGGTGTTCTGGGAGGACCCGCACGAGCGCGAGCGCGGCGAGGCGGCCGAGGCCGCAGGCTTCGCGCGGTGTTTCGGACGTGGGCAGGACACCGCGCCCGTGGACGCGGCCCGCATTCTGGAGGACGTCCTCGACGACGGGACGTGGCTGGCGCAGGCCGGGGAGCGCGGCAGGCAGGCCGTGGACGGGCGCGGTGCGTCGCGCATCGTGTCCGCGTTGGTCGGGCTTTGCGGGGGGCGTGAATGATTGAGCGGGCGGGCATCGTGCTTCAGGCGCGCATGGGCTCCTCGCGCCTGCCGGGAAAGGTGCTGGCCGATCTGGGCGGTAGGTCGCTTCTGGCGCGGGTGCTCGACCGGCTGCGGCTGGTGCGCGGCGTGGCGGTCATCGTGGTCGCCGTTCCGGACACGCCGGAGAACGACGTGCTGGCCGATGCGGCGCAGCGCCTATGCGCGGAGGTCTTTCGCGGGCCGGAGGACGACGTGCTCGAACGCATCCGGGGCGCGGCTGCGGCCTATGGCCTTTCGCGCGTGATGCGCGCCACCTGCGACAATCCGCTGGTGTGCTTCACGCTGGCCACGGACGTTCTGGCCATGCACGAGGCCGAGGGACTGGACTACGCGTCCAACCGCAACGAGTCCGGCAGCGGCATTCCCGATGGCGCGGGGGTGGAGGTCTACTCCATGGAAACTCTTGAGCGCATAGGCCGCGAGGCGCGCCTGCCCGAGGACCGCGAGCACGTCAACGAGTACGTGTTTCGCAATCCGGGGCTTTTCGCCACGCGCATCATGAGCGTTCCGCGCGAGGTGCGCATGCCGGGGCTGCGGGTCACAGTGGATACGCCCGAGGACCTCGAACGCATGCGGGCCATCTATGCGGAATTCTCGTGGCACGCGGGGCCGGTGCCGCTCACGCTGGTGGTGGCCCGTGCGCGGGAGGGCGCGCCATGGGCCTAAGCGTGTCCATTCAGCAGCCCGAGCACGCGCCGTGGCTTGGCTTCTTCCACAAGATGGACCTGTGCGCGGTGACGGTGCTCTTCGACACCGTGCAGTACAAGAAGCGCTACTTCGAGAATCGCAACCGCATCCGCACCCGCGAGGGCTGGCAGTGGGTCACGGTGCCCGTGGTCAGCCGTGGGCGCTTCACCCAGCGCATCGCGGATGTGGACATCTGCGGCGATGCGACGTGGCGGCGCAAGTACCTCGGGGCCATCGCGCACAACTATTGCGGAACTCCGTTCCATGACGAGATTTTTCCATCCGTCCGTGCTATCGTCGAAGCCGGACACGTCCGTCTGGCGGACCTGAACATCGCGCTCATCGACTTCGTGCGGAACTATCTGGGCATGGGCGGGCGCATGGTGCGGGCCTCGGCCCTGCCCCATTTCGACTCGCACTCCACCGGACTTCTGCTCGACATCTGTCTCCATTTGAACGCCACGGACTACGTGTGCGGCGTTTCCGGGCCGGACTACATGGACATGGCCCTTTTCGACGCCGCGGGGGTGGCTGTGCGCGCCGTGCGCTACGAAAGCTCCCCCTACACGCAGGCCTTCCCGGGTTTCGAGCCGGGAATGTCCGTCCTTGATGCGCTGTTCAACCACGGCCCCGCGACGCTGGACATCCTGCGGCACAACGCCGCCGACGCGCCGGGGCGGGAGGAGACGACATGCCCGAGTCCCCCCACCGGCTGACGAGCAAGGCGGAGCGCGACGTCAACGTCTGCTGCCAGTTCCTCGACTTCAACGAGACATGGGAGCGGGACATGGGGCCCGCGTTCATGGCCTACCGCCACGACTGGCAGCGCTACAGCGCCGCCCGCGAGCTGCGGCCCTTTCCCATGCACCTCGATTTCGACCTCACCAACACCTGCACGCTGCGCTGCACCTTCTGTCCGCGCACGCAGATGGCGCGACGCGGCACCCTGCCGCCCGCCTTCACCATGCCCTTCGACGTCTACGCCGCCGCCATCGACGAGGGCGCGCAGAAGGGACTCTACGCCGTGAACCTCAACGCCAGCGGCGAGCCGCTGTTGCATCCGGACCTCGTGCGCATGGTGACCTACGCCCGCGAGAGCGGCATCCTCGACATCATGCTGCACACCTCGGGCCTGTTCCTCGACGAGCCCATGGCGCAGCGGCTCATGGACGCGGGGCTGACCAAGCTCATCGTGTCCTTCGATTCGCCGGACAAGGCGCACTACGAGGCGCTTCGCGTCGGCTCCAGCTACGACCGCGTGGTGGCGAACATCCGCACGGCGGCGCGGCTTAAGCGGCAGGCCGGGTCCATCACGCCCTTCATACGCATCAACATGGTGCTCATGCGCGAGAATGCCCACGAGCGCGAGGCCATGATCGACATGTGGCGCGACGTGGTCGATGGCATGGGTTTCCTCGAATACATCAACTACTACCAGTGGGACGAGGAGGATCGCTACCGCCACCGCGTGGCCTACCGCGAGGACTTCGTGTGCGAGAAGCCGTGGCAGCGCCTCGCCGTCACGCACGACGGCGGCATCAAGTTCTGCCATTTGGACGACGCGGACGAGGTGGTGCTCGGCAACCTCTCGTCCATGAGCCTTGAGGAGGCGTGGACCGGCGAGGTCATGACCCGTTACCGCGAATTGCAGAAGGCCGGGCGCATCCGCGAGATCGGCCTGTGCTCGCGCTGCTCCACGCCGATGATGCCGGTGGAGGGGGACTGACATGGCCGAGGAATCCGGACGCAGCAACGTGGACCGCATCCGCGACCACAGCGCCCTCGACGACGTGGACGCCACCCTCGGCGAGATTCTCGGGGAGCGTTTCGTCGAGTATCGCCGCCGCTGGCGCATGGCGGAGCGCGAACTCGTGGAGTTCCCGTTCCCGCTGTTTCTGGTCATGGAAACGGTGAACACCTGCAACTACCGCTGCATCATGTGCTTTCGGCACTCCATGCCCGCGCCGAAACCCCGCGTCATGCCGGACGACCTCTTCGAGTCCGTCATGGCCGAGGCCGCGGCCCACGGCTGCCCATCCCTGTCCGTGAACTGGAACAACGAGCCGCTCATGGACCCGAACCTTGTGCGCCGCGTGGCCCGCGCCCGAGAGAGCGGATTTGTGGACGTGCGCCTCAACACCAACGCGAGCCTTCTCGACGGGGAACGCTCGCGCGGGCTGGTGCGGGCGGGGCTGACGCGGCTTTCGGTGAGCCTCGACGCCGCCACGCGTGAGACCTACGAGGCTGTGCGCGTGGGCGGTAACTGGGACCGCGTGATGGGCAACATCGAACAATTTCTGCGAATCCGGAAGGAACTCGGCGCGCGTCTGCCCCTTTTGCGTGTGACCTTTGTGCGCATCCGCGAGAACGCCCACGAGGTCGACGACTTCGTGCGGCGCTGGAAGGGCGTGGCGGACTACGTGTCCATCCAGAGCTACGTGCCGCACATTCCCGGCGAACGGGCCATGGCCCTGCACCCGGACGTACGCTCGCACATGGCGGACATCACCTGCTCCCAGCCTTTCGAGCGGCTGGTGGTGGGCGTGGATGGCGACGTCTATCCCTGCTGTTCTCCCGTGGGTACCGAAATCCACCTTGGCAACGTGCGTGAGACGCCACTGGCCGAGATATGGCGGGGGGCCATGTCTCGGCGGCTGCGCACGATGATGCGCGAACGCACGTGGGACGGCTTCGACGTCTGCCGCCGCTGCCTGACCGGCACCTTCGGCGCGCCGGGGGAGGGCGCATGAGCGGGCGTCGGCATACGGCAGCGTCCCTTGCCGAGGAGGCGCGGGCCTTCGATGTGCAGATGCGCGAGCGGCTGGCCGCCGGGCATGTGCCGGACCTGCGCCGTTGCGGACGCTGCGAGTGGTTCGACAACAACCCGTGGCGCGATGAGGCCTTTGTGGACCTGACCTATGGCGAGCGCTTCCGCTTCGTCGCCGCGCGCCTCGCTCCGGCCTCGCGGGTGCTGGAGGCGGGCTGCGGGCCGGGATTTCTGTCCCTCGAACTGTCGCGGGCCGGGCACGATGTGACCGGGGTGGACGTCTCGCCGGTGGCCATCGACGCCGCGCGGGAAACGGCGGCGTCCTCGCCGCCCGTGCCGGGAGCGGGGGCGCTGCGCTACGAGGTGGCGGATTTTCTCGACCTCGCGGATGGGGGCTATGACGCCGTGGTCTTCTCCTCGTCGCTGCATCATTTTGCCAATCAGGACCGGGTGGCGGCCCATGTGGAGCGGCTTCTGGCTACCAATGGCGCGGTGTGTGTCATGGAGCCATGCCGGGAGCGGCTGGACCGCGCGGGCGCGGCGGTGTGGCTTCTGGCGGAGTCGCTGTTGTCCGCTGCCGGGGCGTTTTGGCGGGATGTGCCGCCGTGCCGGGAGCGCGAGGAGTTGGACGCGGCGCTCGATGCCTATCTGCGGCGCGGGCGCTGGCTTGGCGAGCGGGGCGAGCGCGTGCAGTCCCCCCACGACATGGAGGCCGGAATGGAGGATATGCTCTCCGCCTTGGGCGCGCGCTTCGCGCAGGAGGCATTCGAGTGGGAATACGCCTTCTTCGGCAACGTCATCGGCGGAATGCGCCTTGGCGACAGGCGGCGCGAGGCCGCGCTCGCGCGGCATATGGCCCTTGTGGACGCCTGCCTCGTGGAGCTTGGGGCGCTGCCCGCCGTGGGCTTTCGCTGGTTCGGCCGCAAGGGGGGAGGGGCATGACCCGAAGTGTTCTCGCCATTGGCGCGCATTTCGACGACATCGAACTCGGCTGCGCGGGAACCCTCATCCGGCACGTTCAGGCGGGACACCGCGTGACCATGCTCGTGCTCACGCATTCCGGCTACACGCTTTCCAATAACGACTGGGAGCGCCCGGCGAAGTTGGCCTTTGCCGAGGGGCGCTCCGGGGCGGCCATCATTGGTGCCGATCTCGCCTGCCTCGGGCTGGAGAATCGTAGGCTGGCCTTCCAGCCGGACCTCATCTCGCTGATCGACGAGGAAGTGGTCCGCGTGGGGGCGGACACCATCTATACCCACTGGGACCGCGACGTGCATCAGGACCACGCCGCCGCCGGTGCGGCGTCGCTCACGGCCGGGCGCAGGGTGGACAACGTGTTCATGTACCGCAGCAACTGGTACCAGAGCACTGAGGTCTTCCGCGAGAACTACTGCGTGGACATTTCGCGCCATATGGAGCGCAAGATCGAGGCCATCCGCGCCCACGCCTCGGAGGTGGAGCGGCGCGGCGAGGAGTGGATAGCCTTTTTCCGTGGGGAGAACGCCCGCACCGGTGCGCGCTGCGGCGTGGCCTTCGCCGAGGGCTTCCAACTGGTCAAGGGCGTGTGGAGCTACGCCGACGGAGGAATTCCATGACCCTGCGCGAAAGCGACATCCGGCCCGACGAACTGCGATCCCGCCTCGCCGAGGCCGCTTCGGCGGATGCCCGCTGGCTGGCGCGGCGCGTGGGGAGCTTTGTGCTGGTGCCGTGTCCGGCCTGCCAATGCGTCGAGCAGGAGACGGCCATGCAGAAGGAGGGAATGACATGGCGGCGCTGCCTCGCGTGTGGCACGCTCTACGTCAGTCCTCGGCCGGACGAGGATCTGCTGGCCCGCTATTATGCGCGCTCCGAGTCATACCGCTTCCAGAATGCGGTGCTGTTTCCGGCGTCCGCCGCCGCGCGCGCGGAGCGCATTTTCGCGCCCCGCGCCAGACGCTGCGAGGAACTGTGCGAGCGCATGGGCCTTGGACGGGGGCTGACGCTGGTGGAAGTGGGGCCGGGCTTCGGACTCTTCGCGCAGGAGGTCCGAAAGCTCGGGCGCTTCTCGCGCATTGTGGTGGTGGAGCCGGTGCCGGAGCTTGCGGCCACCTGTCGGGCGCTTGGCGTGGAGGTGGTGGAGTCCACGGTGGAGCGCGCGGGATTGCCCGATGGAATGGCCGATGTGGTGGTCAGCTTCGAGTGCATCGAACACATGTTCTCCGTGGCCGGATTCTTCGAGGCCTGCCTGCGCGTCCTGCGTCCCGGCGGGCTGTTCGTTGTCACCTGCCCCAACGGCGAGGGCTTCGACATTTCCATCCTCGGGAGCCGGTCGGGCACCGTGAATCATCAGCATCTGAACCTTTTCAACACGCGCTCCCTGCCCTATCTGGCCCGCAGGTGCGGGTTCGAGGTGCTGGACGTGACGACCCCCGGCGAGCT harbors:
- a CDS encoding ABC transporter ATP-binding protein; the encoded protein is MGETAIRVRGLSKRYRLGMAGTGWLGRDLQSWWARVRGREDPNAPLGVDGPALSRGHVWALRDVDLDVRRGEVVGVIGRNGAGKSTLLKILNRITLPTAGEARLKGRVAGLLEIGTGFHPELTGRENVFLNGAILGMTRAQTVSRFAAIEEFSEVGAFMDTPVKRYSSGMYVKLAFAVAAHLDPEIMLVDEVLAVGDAAFQKKCLGRMGDVAGQGRTVLFVSHNMASIRSLCTRCIVLEDGRVGFDGAPDAAVDRYLGHAPSDAAVLDGPALASRVDEYRPGPAALRVLRVAVCDDAGTPRRDFRSDEEVTVAVDYQCLRDLHDVRVILQLTDEGDVPLVAADSTDFLPPDAGTALGRGTYRTTLRLPARLFGERRFFVTVNVMAHGVHHLPVRRALDFGVSYQGFAPANIAVSRRVAGAVRPALRVSTTRLDGTDREDGHGGDGNP
- a CDS encoding N-acetylneuraminate synthase family protein: MAATVTLDGTDIGTGRRVYFMAEVAGNFAGEEEAARIVDSAMRAGADAVKFQTLDPETITTRANRFDMPSVGTRLQREVFAESRTPPEVQAFLVDYCKRRGVTVFSAPSHVRDLEFMERLDLPAYKIGSDLATHIPLLEIVADTGKPIFLSTGMCTMAEVRDSVEAILARGNDRLLLFHCVSNYPADPAEQNLRAMVAMKREFGLPTGFSDHTVGIDCARAAVALGADMIERHYWCEGNAEGSDRALSSDEAEFRRLVDYAAHVLPAFGDGVKRPTPAEERNMRTNKVSLIVMRDVAAGDVLDETILDVRRPGTGLAPKWWRSALGRRVLVPIAAETPLRPEHIGLEVEP
- a CDS encoding cytidylyltransferase domain-containing protein; translation: MIERAGIVLQARMGSSRLPGKVLADLGGRSLLARVLDRLRLVRGVAVIVVAVPDTPENDVLADAAQRLCAEVFRGPEDDVLERIRGAAAAYGLSRVMRATCDNPLVCFTLATDVLAMHEAEGLDYASNRNESGSGIPDGAGVEVYSMETLERIGREARLPEDREHVNEYVFRNPGLFATRIMSVPREVRMPGLRVTVDTPEDLERMRAIYAEFSWHAGPVPLTLVVARAREGAPWA
- a CDS encoding WbqC family protein; its protein translation is MGLSVSIQQPEHAPWLGFFHKMDLCAVTVLFDTVQYKKRYFENRNRIRTREGWQWVTVPVVSRGRFTQRIADVDICGDATWRRKYLGAIAHNYCGTPFHDEIFPSVRAIVEAGHVRLADLNIALIDFVRNYLGMGGRMVRASALPHFDSHSTGLLLDICLHLNATDYVCGVSGPDYMDMALFDAAGVAVRAVRYESSPYTQAFPGFEPGMSVLDALFNHGPATLDILRHNAADAPGREETTCPSPPTG
- a CDS encoding radical SAM/SPASM domain-containing protein produces the protein MPESPHRLTSKAERDVNVCCQFLDFNETWERDMGPAFMAYRHDWQRYSAARELRPFPMHLDFDLTNTCTLRCTFCPRTQMARRGTLPPAFTMPFDVYAAAIDEGAQKGLYAVNLNASGEPLLHPDLVRMVTYARESGILDIMLHTSGLFLDEPMAQRLMDAGLTKLIVSFDSPDKAHYEALRVGSSYDRVVANIRTAARLKRQAGSITPFIRINMVLMRENAHEREAMIDMWRDVVDGMGFLEYINYYQWDEEDRYRHRVAYREDFVCEKPWQRLAVTHDGGIKFCHLDDADEVVLGNLSSMSLEEAWTGEVMTRYRELQKAGRIREIGLCSRCSTPMMPVEGD